A stretch of the Lolium perenne isolate Kyuss_39 chromosome 3, Kyuss_2.0, whole genome shotgun sequence genome encodes the following:
- the LOC127343553 gene encoding protein IQ-DOMAIN 6-like isoform X2 gives MGASGKWIKTLVGLKPATAAEKHGKGRKWSRLWRTSSGGRGAASAAASEVSETSSSTAAAAADALSSAVAAVVRATPRDFRVIRHEWAALRIQTAFRGFLARRALRALRGIVRLQALVRGRRVRKQLAVTVKCMQALVRVQARARDRRTRLSADSSQGDALDERASHADPVKEAETGWCDSQGTVDDVRSKLYMRREGAIKRERAIAYALSHQRSSSHSGRPSSPAVSLRNHGVNRNNQLSYLDGWMATKPWESRLLEQSHSEQTTSRCSESIDEMNEVSSKLSEASSVKIKRNNVTTRVSAKPPSVIAVGDESAPSTSSVTPMSGNNFASSERRSDCGQGGAPSYMGLTKSAKARLSGSGSHKPPLQRQGSCDTHNYSRGAFSSIDVQSTAGSEVSVTSKRLNSLALKGRATRRSLDKENDDQSSSFH, from the exons ATGGGGGCGTCGGGGAAGTGGATCAAGACGCTGGTGGGCCTCAAGCCGGCGACCGCAGCGGAGAAGCACGGCAAGGGCCGCAAGTGGAGCCGGCTCTGGCGGACCTCCTCCGGCGGGCGGGGCGCCGCGTCGGCGGCGGCCTCCGAGGTCTCCGAGACCTCCTCCTCGacggccgccgccgcagccgacgcGCTCAGCTCCGCCGTCGCGGCCGTCGTGCGCGCCACGCCCAGGGACTTCCGCGTCATCAGGCACGAGTGGGCCGCGCTCCGAATCCAGACAGCCTTCCGCGGCTTCCTG GCCAGGAGGGCGCTGAGGGCGCTGCGGGGCATCGTGCGGCTGCAGGCGCTCGTGCGCGGCCGCCGCGTGCGCAAGCAGCTCGCAGTCACCGTCAAGTGCATGCAGGCGCTCGTCAGGGTGCAGGCGCGGGCCAGGGACAGGCGCACGCGCCTCTCCGCCGACTCCTCCCAGGGCGACGCGCTCGACGAACGCGCCAGCCACGCGGATCCCGTCAAGGAGGCAGAG ACAGGGTGGTGCGATAGTCAAGGAACTGTGGACGATGTAAGATCGAAGCTATACATGAGGCGTGAGGGTGCAATCAAGAGAGAAAGGGCCATCGCTTACGCTCTCTCTCATCAG CGGAGCTCAAGCCACAGCGGAAGGCCTAGCTCTCCCGCTGTATCTCTCAGGAATCATGGGGTTAATAGGAACAACCAGTTGAGCTATTTGGACGGGTGGATGGCAACGAAACCCTGGGAGAGTCGCCTTCTGGAGCAATCACATAGTGAACAGACCACTTCCAGGTGCTCAGAGAGTATCGACGAAATGAACGAGGTCAGCTCAAAACTTTCTGAAGCAAGCTCAGTCAAGATCAAAAGGAACAATGTCACGACTAGGGTGTCAGCAAAGCCTCCTTCCGTAATCGCAGTGGGTGACGAGAGCGCTCCATCAACATCTTCAGTTACTCCAATGTCCGGCAACAACTTCGCATCATCAGAAAGAAGATCAGACTGTGGGCAGGGCGGTGCGCCGAGCTATATGGGCTTGACCAAATCAGCTAAGGCAAGGCTGAGCGGATCTGGCTCCCATAAACCACCGCTCCAAAGACAAGGATCATGTGATACACATAACTACAGCCGGGGGGCATTCTCTTCAATAGATGTTCAGAGCACTGCGGGTTCAGAAGTTTCAGTTACTTCAAAAAGGTTGAACAGTTTGGCTCTGAAAGGTCGTGCCACTAGAAGAAGCTTGGACAAGGAGAATGATGATCAATCTAGTTCCTTCCATTAG
- the LOC127343553 gene encoding protein IQ-DOMAIN 6-like isoform X1 yields the protein MGASGKWIKTLVGLKPATAAEKHGKGRKWSRLWRTSSGGRGAASAAASEVSETSSSTAAAAADALSSAVAAVVRATPRDFRVIRHEWAALRIQTAFRGFLARRALRALRGIVRLQALVRGRRVRKQLAVTVKCMQALVRVQARARDRRTRLSADSSQGDALDERASHADPVKEAETGWCDSQGTVDDVRSKLYMRREGAIKRERAIAYALSHQQRSSSHSGRPSSPAVSLRNHGVNRNNQLSYLDGWMATKPWESRLLEQSHSEQTTSRCSESIDEMNEVSSKLSEASSVKIKRNNVTTRVSAKPPSVIAVGDESAPSTSSVTPMSGNNFASSERRSDCGQGGAPSYMGLTKSAKARLSGSGSHKPPLQRQGSCDTHNYSRGAFSSIDVQSTAGSEVSVTSKRLNSLALKGRATRRSLDKENDDQSSSFH from the exons ATGGGGGCGTCGGGGAAGTGGATCAAGACGCTGGTGGGCCTCAAGCCGGCGACCGCAGCGGAGAAGCACGGCAAGGGCCGCAAGTGGAGCCGGCTCTGGCGGACCTCCTCCGGCGGGCGGGGCGCCGCGTCGGCGGCGGCCTCCGAGGTCTCCGAGACCTCCTCCTCGacggccgccgccgcagccgacgcGCTCAGCTCCGCCGTCGCGGCCGTCGTGCGCGCCACGCCCAGGGACTTCCGCGTCATCAGGCACGAGTGGGCCGCGCTCCGAATCCAGACAGCCTTCCGCGGCTTCCTG GCCAGGAGGGCGCTGAGGGCGCTGCGGGGCATCGTGCGGCTGCAGGCGCTCGTGCGCGGCCGCCGCGTGCGCAAGCAGCTCGCAGTCACCGTCAAGTGCATGCAGGCGCTCGTCAGGGTGCAGGCGCGGGCCAGGGACAGGCGCACGCGCCTCTCCGCCGACTCCTCCCAGGGCGACGCGCTCGACGAACGCGCCAGCCACGCGGATCCCGTCAAGGAGGCAGAG ACAGGGTGGTGCGATAGTCAAGGAACTGTGGACGATGTAAGATCGAAGCTATACATGAGGCGTGAGGGTGCAATCAAGAGAGAAAGGGCCATCGCTTACGCTCTCTCTCATCAG CAGCGGAGCTCAAGCCACAGCGGAAGGCCTAGCTCTCCCGCTGTATCTCTCAGGAATCATGGGGTTAATAGGAACAACCAGTTGAGCTATTTGGACGGGTGGATGGCAACGAAACCCTGGGAGAGTCGCCTTCTGGAGCAATCACATAGTGAACAGACCACTTCCAGGTGCTCAGAGAGTATCGACGAAATGAACGAGGTCAGCTCAAAACTTTCTGAAGCAAGCTCAGTCAAGATCAAAAGGAACAATGTCACGACTAGGGTGTCAGCAAAGCCTCCTTCCGTAATCGCAGTGGGTGACGAGAGCGCTCCATCAACATCTTCAGTTACTCCAATGTCCGGCAACAACTTCGCATCATCAGAAAGAAGATCAGACTGTGGGCAGGGCGGTGCGCCGAGCTATATGGGCTTGACCAAATCAGCTAAGGCAAGGCTGAGCGGATCTGGCTCCCATAAACCACCGCTCCAAAGACAAGGATCATGTGATACACATAACTACAGCCGGGGGGCATTCTCTTCAATAGATGTTCAGAGCACTGCGGGTTCAGAAGTTTCAGTTACTTCAAAAAGGTTGAACAGTTTGGCTCTGAAAGGTCGTGCCACTAGAAGAAGCTTGGACAAGGAGAATGATGATCAATCTAGTTCCTTCCATTAG